The sequence below is a genomic window from Uranotaenia lowii strain MFRU-FL chromosome 2, ASM2978415v1, whole genome shotgun sequence.
ttagcCAAATATGTAGAAAGATCGAGATGCGACCATTTCGATAAATTCAGCTAGGAATTTCATAATCTTCAAAACTAATTtggaaaaaccttaaatttttagttcaggTTGGATTATTATTGGCTAATAACATATCTTTGAATTCATAGAAAATAGCTCGTTTTGATACCTACAATGTTGTAGTGTGAGTTCAAATGGAAACCAATAAATAAGAATATTTTAACACGAGaacctaaaattatttttggtattACCGGTGGAAACAGCTAAATAAGCTTATGGAATGGCGAAGCTAATACATAATTTCATAAACATTCTTTTCCGATCTTTCCTTCTCGTTACTGTTACTTCTTCAAAGTACTTCTTAATAATCCGATCCCCTTTTTGTCGGATTTGCTTTCAAGTCCAGCCTATGGTCCACCGCCTCAATAATTGAAATCGACAGGGACCGAGATAAAAGGTTTGTGTCAAGAGATTTGTGGTCGAAATTCGGTTCTACTGTGTCCTGATGAAGCGACTTCAACGATGGAATGACTTCTACTAATTCCGAGATAGCGGAATCAAAACTCAGCACGATTTCATTGCATTCGGCAAATGGTTTTCGATGTGGGCCCTTTGGACTCGCATTTTTCGGCTTGTTGATGGACCTCAAGGTGGACTCCCCATTAACGTTAATTTGTTCCTTGATAACGCTGGTTCCTTGATTCTCCAGCATGCGTATGAGACGGGATTCGAATGGTTTGACTAGATCATATTGGTGCTCAACATTGTTGCTGCTGGTGCTACTCGAGATGACATTCTGCTGGCAAGTTTCTCTCAGTATTCGTGCGGATGAGCATCGCTTTGGTTTCCGCTTTGGCGAGACGTTTTCTTTTTCCGGCGTTCGTACCGTGGAAGATACATGGTTATCTTGTTCGACATTTTCCTTATTGCGACTCGAGCCGGCCGATGAGTTGGACTGGGAACGGTCGTTTTTGGTACGTTTGTTTCGACTTTCAGATTGTGACCTGCTCGACGATGGGGTTGACTCGTAGTTACGGGTTTCCGATACGTGTTGGAGAGAGTACCAGTTGATAAGCCAGTTGTTGCAACTGTAGCAAATGTACTTGTCCTCATTGTCACTGCGTTCAGCCTGTATATGATTATAGAGGGTCGTTGTATCAGTAAAAGTATAAAGAATAAGTGCGAATATTTAGTCTATTAtacgactttattttaaaagatttaaagatgttacattttaaaaatagcaAGCAATCGAAAATCGAGGCAATTTATGGTGCATcttgaaagtatcaatttttaagtaatatttttgaaacgatTTTTGGAACGCTTTATTCTATATTCGATAACAATTAAAACAATTACTTAATTACAACAAAATCCTTGATGATAAAAATTCATATCACTCATAAAcatcatatttttcataagagataACTGACATGAAATGAGATAacacttcaaaaatatttgaaattattcaaaaatttcatcaatgattTCGAAACTATGACGATATTACCTGGCATCACTGCCATCCGAAGGAAGCCAAAACGgataatgtaaaataaaacaTCTGCCCGTTTACATCTATTCCTCTTTCCCTTGAAATCCGATGCATTGCGCCTTCGTTTTAAATTGTTATCCGCTTTTTAAGGTTCCTGCCTTTTGTTGTCTCATAACGAAGATCACCAAATACCCCCCATTGAACTTTAAGGGCTACCAAAAATGtaacaaagagaaaaaaaaaccaaaaatcgaTATCTAAATCACCGAAACTCGAACTCACCTTGAAATTGTACTTTTGGTAAATAACCTCGCGGATGTTGGGTCCGTTCCGTGGCTCAAAGATGTTCAAAGATTGATTGGTGTAGATGCCACAGATCAGGCAAACGTTGGTCTTTTTCGAGCCATGGGGAGCTCCTCCGGACGGAAGACCACCCCCACTTCCTTCTCCGCACTGGTTTCCGCTTCCGGTCGTGGTGGTATCGTTGTTGGACGTGGAAGCACTCATGATTGGCCTAGCGAATCGTAAAGATGTGCCCTGTGAGCTAGAAAAAATAGGTCATTTCAGTACAATCCTTCTTCACACGGGCACCATCTGTTCTGCACAGAGCGCTCAGACTTCAGACGCAGAGAATGTTGTGATGGGTTAATTCGATTAAACAAAaagaattttcactttttctcgtTACCTATGCCGTAATAAACTATTTCCAACGATAGTTTGTTGTAATGAGTTACAGGAATGTTGGGCGTCTCAATTTAAAGGGCTTTGACAAGGTTTTCTTCagcaattttacatttaaaaagcTTCACTTCTAATACGAGGACACTGAACCAACTTGAATCCTTTatcgattcaaatgaaaaagcagcagatgttttttttttctttcaaaaacctGTCTAATAACACGATACAACTGCACTACCAATTTTTGGGTAAATTCTAGCAAACAGGGCCGAATGAAGTACGAAGTCCGGGgacaataattatttttgatccaaattgccactgaaaaatgtaaaaagacgTTATTGAGGAATTACGCTGTTACGTTCTAATTGAACTGTATAACATTATCAACACATTACGGACCAAAGAggagatattcaattttttcgttTGCAGTGAATATACTACTCTTAGAAGGAAAACTGAAATGTTAATACCAAtactcttttttaaaaaattaaaaaaaggtaataaatttgtaaaattttggtcCAGCGAGTTTTGAGATATAAAATGCCGAATAACGGTGTTTCGCtgcttagatttcttcgcggtccttaatgtattaaaaacactaaaattatttcttcattgGCGGAGTTCTCATTtgaatacctttttttttttttttttattttagcataTAGGAACgtaaaaattatgttatattcttggagaaaaaatatcagattttcaaattaaaaatggataaaaaagttaaaagaaatgtTTTACAGCAATTGAAAAGAGCAAAAGGGAATTTTATaaggaaaact
It includes:
- the LOC129746225 gene encoding protein phyllopod gives rise to the protein MSASTSNNDTTTTGSGNQCGEGSGGGLPSGGAPHGSKKTNVCLICGIYTNQSLNIFEPRNGPNIREVIYQKYNFKAERSDNEDKYICYSCNNWLINWYSLQHVSETRNYESTPSSSRSQSESRNKRTKNDRSQSNSSAGSSRNKENVEQDNHVSSTVRTPEKENVSPKRKPKRCSSARILRETCQQNVISSSTSSNNVEHQYDLVKPFESRLIRMLENQGTSVIKEQINVNGESTLRSINKPKNASPKGPHRKPFAECNEIVLSFDSAISELVEVIPSLKSLHQDTVEPNFDHKSLDTNLLSRSLSISIIEAVDHRLDLKANPTKRGSDY